The segment AGGCCTTCTTGATTTGTGTAAACACTGAATGAATCAATAGTTTTATCAAGGCAATGTGGCAAGAACTTGCACTCAACATCACACCACTCACACTTAAAAAagggtaaaaaataaataaataagttaagtTAAAGTACcaaaactttataaaaaaattagacTAACAACAGATCATTGTTATATTGTGTCAACTTGTATGTTGATTCTAAATACTGAAGCAGGATCAGCTAACTCAGTTCTGACAGAATCTTCAAACCTTTTGAATATTATTGAAAATTCCATCATATTTTCAGGCTTTGACTCTATCCACATTTTGTCAAATTCGTAGAAAAGGTAACAGTAAAATCTGTGAAACAAATTCATGTTTGGTAAGTACTGTTTAGCATTAAACATGTAAGTTTTAGCGGAGCCGTCCTTCAGTAAATAATATGCCATGGAAGTTAGGTTAATGCCCACAATTGCAAAGGTGTAGCCATATTTCGGATGATGTGAATGGCTGAGAACATGACTTGCAGCCTGTGGATACTCTGAAGCAAAAAACAACAAGTTTTCCAATCCAAGCAAACCCATGCCACGGAAATCAGTCTTGGGATCATCACCCTGGAAAAAACAAACATTGTCACTTGCAAAATTACATTAAGTTTACATGCATCTTCATAGGACATTAGGACAATAGAGTTTTAAACCATTCAAAACACACAGTTAAGTATCAGGTTTGTTCCTATTTGTGCTCCACCCCACATGATCACCACTGTATatgagaaagggacaaatgggAATGTTTTATGTACATAGTAAGTATCTACTGACCTGAAATCCTATGTACTGCCATTGCTTAGTCACTCTACTCTCCAGGTCTTCATTGGGTACCAATAAATTCCAAAGTTTCAAAAGTTTCTCTTCATGATCAGGAATCATACAATCATATGGAGTCTTACGCATTTCTTCTACATCTTGAACTAACATTTTGTAGCTCCAAATTTGTTCCAAGCATCGCCGAAATGATACAATGAATAAATCATGCAGTTTTGGATTAATTTTTTTCACTCTGAGAACTATAGCCACAGATGGATTTAATATTTCGGGAAAGTTAGAGGGAATAAACCGTCGCTGATATACTATTGTATCTAAATATGAGACTACTTCCTTTACGTCTTTAGTACGGGATAGCATCAGAGATCTTTCCACATTGCTCGTCCGTTCCGCGCCTGGTTTATCGCCATAGCATATCCTTTGTAACTCACATAGTCCTGTTGTTTTTCTCAGAAACCATTTAATTAAAGGTCTCAAATACCATTGTAGTACTGACCAAATATTGAAGAACACCATTTTATAATTATCTTTTTAccttaaacatattttttgcagGTTGACGAAACTGTTGTCATGACGATTTCACATTCACATATCGATGACATTGACAGTGAATGATTTTGACATTGACCAGGGATCCAAAGATAGGGACTGAGTtcacacattttttgccatactaaattgtaCCTTatcacactgacagatctgtcagtgtcagtttgcatgcAAATCTGTTTTCAGaatatgaatttttcagactgtctgtggcgttcCTAAAGGGCGCTTAATGATGTTTATGAGTGCGAGCGAGACATCAGCCCTAACTTTGCTCTctcactttttggcctaactactcTATCTAGCTTATCTACTATAAATCTATGTCTCTATCACAGGGAAAAGTACGGTGCGGTCGTGTGTTAagcacagaattacagttaaaccagaatgagtagttaggtcaaatagtgtgtccacatgagagaggtcattgtttgggctggtgtccctctcgcacttactgacaatgtcaaaattattcagtgacgtcatcactgtcatacattggggataccagtcaattttcaaagttactaccaaatctactaatacccatttgaacatattttttaattatacaaatctttgatttattggcatcaaaataattacattataattattttccaattctttgaaatatatcgaatccctagtttgaatataaccctaaaataatataagaagttataaagtcaggtaatatacagataaaaatactactactatggtaacctcattaacactggcagcacgtgcgagagggacaccagcccaaacaatgccctctcatgtggaccgttttcgctagtctgatacgatcacctttctatATCAGTAATAAGgctcaatttagtatggcaaaaaatgtgattccacaatctataatagtttaataattctaaatctatggtgttaagacacatttttttatggaaacatagactaaagctaggaacacactacgcggacgtccgtcgtaaatcgaccgcggacgggaatctggacaatggaaatacacataaccgtgcaaactatcggtcgacggacgcggacgtggccttgagcgcacggacgtccgatcgaaatctggctctctggatgttttgttccgtgcacactgataggtcgcggtcgcggtcgttttacgacggacgtccgcgtagtatgttcctagctttagtaTTGACGATTCTGTTTTAAATAAAGCTAggaataaagctaggaacacactacgcggacgtctgtcgtaaatcgaccgcggacgggaatctggacaatggaaatacacataaccgtgcaaactatcggtcgacggacgcggacgtggccttgaacgcacggacgtccgatcgaaatctggctcgctggatgttttgttccgtgcacactgatagctcgcggtcgcggtcgttttacgacggacgtccgcgtagtatgttcctagcttaagtcATGGGACGCGTCACACGGACGCGGCTGATGACCTCGACCGTCTCAAAACATCCAGCGCGCCAGATTATGTCCGGACGTCCGtacgctcaaggccacgtccacggctTACGTCCGAgagtttgcacaattcagtgtatatttagcttaaagctaggaacaaattatgggacgcatCCGTGGACGCGCATTCACTGACGCGTCccataggctccccacagacagtcttaaaaattcataatcttaaaaaaaacttgtatgcaatctgacagttcaaactgacactgacaagacactgacagatctgaactgtcagattgcatacaagttttttttaagattatgaatttttaagactgtctgtggggagccataATTTGTTTTCAgcttaaggctccccacagacagtcttaaaaattcataatcttaaaaaaaattgtattgaatttttaagactgtctgtggggagcctatatCGACATGTCGGCCAAgcacctcctcctttttttgaagtcggttaaaaagatcGGTACATTTTGAGACAGAAAAAATAAATGGTTGATACCAAAGATAATAGAATTTCACTTAGTCTATGAGTGGTCTATGAGGCAGTTGATTTGACTGTTACCGATCTGAATGATATTTAGTGTCACATTTAATTaatcttttttaattttctacaataaaattaaactgcATGTTGCATCACGATTGCTTAACGCCTCTGCGAAAACTATACTACGTATTGGTAAGTTTGCGCTtgttataagtacctacttattaatagTTCTGTGCTTTTACAATACTGGCTTGACTTTACTGGCCGCTCGAGACCGCGTCGCTTAGCCCACTTGTGGGCTGATAACGAAAATTTTAAAAGTTGACCTTCTCGTTTGATCCAGTATTTTCTATGATTTCGCATCACGCGCGCGGTTGGTTGCAAATACTGCTCTGGTCAATGGCTCTGATGGCTCATACCTGCTATAATATATTTGTCGTTAACCACGTTGCCCGTTTACGCACGCCCTTTCAGCATTAGAAGTTGAGAAGATTTCAAAAGTATAAGGATGAGGATAAGGCAAGTGATATAATTCCTTTTAAACAGTTTGATGCGCTCTGTCAGAATTCTACAATGTGATGGATATTGTTTACAGATCTACATCatctataaaacaaacattaaatattaaaatgacTTATAATTTAAACGTAAAATGAAACAGAAGAaattacttaataataaaacttattctaaagacggacaaacgaaaTCTTAAAATTACCTAACTTACTAAGATTTACAACTAAACACTTAAACCACACAAAACAAATTACAACTAAAaacaatatataaaaaaaccggccaagagcgtgtcgggccacgctcagtgtagggttccgtagtttttcgtatttttctcaaaaactactgaacctatcaagttcaaaacaattttcctagaaagtctttataaagttctacttttgtgatttttttcatattttttaaacatacggttcaaacgttagagggggggggacgcacttttttttcctttaggagcgattatttccgaaaatattaatattatcaaaaaacgatctgagtaaacccttattcatttttaaatacctatccaacaatatatcacacgttggggttgaaatgaaaaaaaaaatcagcccccactttacatgtagggggggtaccctaataaaacatttttttccattttttatttttgcactttgtttatttttttttatttttatttattgaacataGTGCAAGCTTACAGTCTGAACCAATACACCTACACATTAACAATACatgcaatataataaaaataaaacatgcttAGGTAAAATGTCGTATAAATGTCGAACAAGTCAAACTAATCAAATAAACAATTAagaggtaaaataaaataagaaaatttaaaataatgtcaaaCAGATTACGGGTCAGTCAAATAAAAATTCATAAATTGTCTAGCAGTT is part of the Leguminivora glycinivorella isolate SPB_JAAS2020 chromosome 3, LegGlyc_1.1, whole genome shotgun sequence genome and harbors:
- the LOC125242771 gene encoding ELMO domain-containing protein 2 yields the protein MVFFNIWSVLQWYLRPLIKWFLRKTTGLCELQRICYGDKPGAERTSNVERSLMLSRTKDVKEVVSYLDTIVYQRRFIPSNFPEILNPSVAIVLRVKKINPKLHDLFIVSFRRCLEQIWSYKMLVQDVEEMRKTPYDCMIPDHEEKLLKLWNLLVPNEDLESRVTKQWQYIGFQGDDPKTDFRGMGLLGLENLLFFASEYPQAASHVLSHSHHPKYGYTFAIVGINLTSMAYYLLKDGSAKTYMFNAKQYLPNMNLFHRFYCYLFYEFDKMWIESKPENMMEFSIIFKRFEDSVRTELADPASVFRINIQVDTI